In Bacillaceae bacterium S4-13-56, a genomic segment contains:
- a CDS encoding DUF4023 domain-containing protein → MDNTNEFVEKIHDKQRKDQKNKKRQGKGEQGEKLPGNNQRK, encoded by the coding sequence ATGGACAACACTAATGAATTTGTAGAAAAAATCCACGACAAACAACGAAAGGATCAAAAAAATAAGAAGCGACAAGGAAAAGGGGAACAAGGAGAAAAACTACCTGGAAACAACCAACGAAAATAG